From the Fusarium oxysporum Fo47 chromosome X, complete sequence genome, the window CCTTGAACTCGCCTTCGCTGTATTCGcaatcctcatcatcaacttcagcCTTGAAGCTCATCTCGCTCGATTCTCGGGGCCCTGTGGCCAATCAGCATTGTCCGTTCAAGAACCTCGCGTTTCGCTGGCTCTGTCGCGAGCCTGATCTTCAGTGCAAAAGTCTCCACAAATGCGCCAAAAATGAGTGGACAAGTTGGTTCGAAGCTTTGCCGTAATAGGGAAAGTAGTTGAACGATCCGGCACAGTCAGCAGTGGATGCCCGACGGAGCGGAGCAAATGTTAGCCCGCTCAGGTCTCCATCCTGAGTGACGAAAAGACCTGGGCaagtttagtatatatttGCAGGCATTTGGACCAATTTATTTTCGCACCTGGGATTTCCCCGCCTCTCGGAAGGCCCAATGTGCTGTGCCTCAGCATAGCCACAGAGCACTCTGACTCGTATCCTAAGATGAAGTCACTCATGACTGACTCAACAGTCCAGTCTTTGAATATACAGGCTTGGTAATCTTGCTATCCTAGCAGCATGCTGAACTACGGGAGTAATTGAACTGTTTCATTTCCTTCATTCGATGTAACGAGTGTATTCGGATGGGTTGAGCCATGCCTGGTCAAAGCGCAGAGTTGTCCATGCGTAGGTAGGCCAGAAGCGACGATAAAAATGAAATCAACAATCGTGAGGACAGTTTTCTATCACTTATCTCACAAAAGCTCCGCCAGACTTCAAGATGCATCGCTACTCGCTTCAAAAGGTAGGTGACCAGTACGTATACACTCGCATTTTCGAAGAGTGGGAAGACTCGGACTATGAGGATGggggcgatgatgaagaacttGTCATCAACCAAGATATCGCTCAATTGATTGCCTGGATTGACGAATTTGAGGATTCTATGCCCACTATGGAGGAAGTACAAGCGAGATACCATGAACTGTTCGGGAAGCACATCGCAGACAACAGTTCTCACAGAGAGGATATCGAGCGTTTCTGGTTACACAGACTATTGAATGGCACAGCGGTAGGTCCAGAATCTTCCAAACTTGCCTCAATAAGGCAATTAAATAGATGAGATGCTAATCCGCCCCGTTGAGTTAAGAAGAGAGATGGTGTTCTCAGGCTTCCAGGATATGGCCTCCCCTTGAGTTTCGGGATAGACAACAACAAACGCCAGCCTTTCCTCCTTGGCTTGCATGCGGAAGATTGGAAATCGTGAAGTGTGCATGCTCAAGTTGGAAGAGGAGATCATAAACAAGGCGCATTGGTGGGAGAAAGTCTTGAATACTGATATTGTCTCCAAATGGAAGCAAGAAGCGCTACAAATGCCATGGGCCAGCTATCAGCACAATGGTGATTTTACGAGCAAAATGGCAGACGTGGTAAGTGCCAACAGGACTGACTGATGGTACTTTTTGACTGACGCTTTCCAGTGCTTCAAGGATCTTGCGGCCAAGGCTAAGATTTACCAACAAACGAAGCTAATTCCCGTGATGGAATCTTCCTCTTGTGTCATCAAGTCTGACACGCTTCTTCCCAACGAGTTGAAGCAGAGGCTCAGAGCTGCGGCTGCATTGCTTGAAGACGTTCCCGGGTCCCAACGAGACTGGCATCCAGGAAGCGACGAGAAGGTTCTGGACCTTGTTCATCCCTCACTCTGGCCATTGGTGTTTGGCCGATCTCGAATTATTTCCGACAAGCACATAACGCTGGACAAGTGTCTTGATCATTGCGGCTCGGGAAAAGTCATCCCTGAGCCCAAAAGGCCGCATCTCAGAATGCCAGATGGCCTTCGATCTTTCACCGAAGATAACGATAAGAGAGCTTTATCACTACGATACCAATGGCTTCCATGCGATGTTGACCTGGCAGGTGGTCGACCACGAATCAAGAGCTACATCAACAATCTTCACCCTGTCCGATACAAAGCCATATATTCTCTCATAGAAGAGCTTATTGCGAGATCTCTTCCCGCTTGGGATATTGTCTGTCGCTCGGCTCGCAAGGAGTTTAGGTAAAAGAGATTCGGAACTGTTCACGAAATCAAATGGACGTGTAACGTGCCCGAGATCTGTGTGAAGGTGCATGGCTGCTATCAGAGTAATAGGCCGCTCGCAGACGGCGAGGATTACGACAGTGGTTCGGAAACTAGTTCTGTCTTTGAAGAGGGCGAGCGGTTGAACTGGGAATGGTGGTCGGAAACTCACAAGATTAACTGCCCAGAACCCTTGGAGGATGCAAGATACCCCCTCGATGCATCCCACTTCCAAAGTGAAGAATTCTTCAATAAGGTCTCACAGATCCAAGTCATTGTTAAGATGGCAAACATGCATCTGACTCCCGAGAAACTCAAGTATGATGGTGGCTCGTGGCACGTTTAAGGGGCAACTCAACGAACATATCTGCGCCACGGCGCTGTTCTACTATGACAGCGATAATATCACCGAGTCTCGTCTTTCCTTCCGTACTCAGGCGGATAGGGATAAACTTAGAGATAGGCTCAGTTACTCTCAGGGAGACCACGATGGTATTGAAGCGATCTTTGCTATTAAAGCTAAAGGGGATAAGATGCAGAATCTCGGGAGTGTCATGACGCGAGAAGGCCGAGCCTTGTTTTTCCCTAATATCTATCAACATCGAGTTGAACCTTTTGAGTTGGCTGACCAGACTCGTCCTGGGTATCGCAAGATTGTCGCTCTGTTTCTTGTTGACCCAGTCGTCCCGATTATCTCGACAGGCAATGTGCCCCCACAGCAAAAGCATTGGTGGAAGGATAAGCTCAGGGAGGTAGAACCGCTCAATAGCCTTCCTAGTGAAATCAGGGATGCAATAACTCAAAAGGTGGACTATCCATATGAAATAGATGAAGCAAGACGGATTAGAGAAGATTTAGTATCAGAGCGAAAGGTTGTAAACAGCGACAGCCTCAGACAACAGGCTCAGAGTTGGAACTTCTGCGAACACTAACTAAACTAAAAGATAAATCAGTATTGCTCATCATTATTTTATGCTATATCTCGACTAAATCCACTGAATGCTGCCAAACAGCGCCAAACCTCCATGTTTCTGTTCAGGGACTTCTGGTAGCCTATTATGAATGGAGGATGGGCGGAGTATCGACATCATGGCTGGAGTTGAACCGGTTCATATGCATTCACACAAAATGCAACTCAAGTTGTCAGCGGTACCTCCCAAAGGCGCACAGCGTCGAAGTCGATACTGGCAAGGAACAGCGAACACTTAGAGTGATCCTCCCAAGCTACCATTTCGTAGCCCCCCTTACTCGTAACCTTACCATGTTCGTTCCTCCATTTTCCCGCATTTGGCCCATCTTCTGTTCCACCTCGTGCAAACCGCCATTTGACTTCCTGTTTGAGGTC encodes:
- a CDS encoding uncharacterized protein (of unknown function-domain containing protein), encoding MHRYSLQKVGDQYVYTRIFEEWEDSDYEDGGDDEELVINQDIAQLIAWIDEFEDSMPTMEEVQARYHELFGKHIADNSSHREDIERFWLHRLLNGTAIGNREVCMLKLEEEIINKAHWWEKVLNTDIVSKWKQEALQMPWASYQHNGDFTSKMADVCFKDLAAKAKIYQQTKLIPVMESSSCVIKSDTLLPNELKQRLRAAAALLEDVPGSQRDWHPGSDEKVLDLVHPSLWPLVFGRSRIISDKHITLDKCLDHCGSGKVIPEPKRPHLRMPDGLRSFTEDNDKRALSLRYQWLPCDVDLAGGRPRIKSYINNLHPVRYKAIYSLIEELIARSLPAWDIVCRSARKEFRPLADGEDYDSGSETSSVFEEGERLNWEWWSETHKINCPEPLEDARYPLDASHFQSEEFFNKVSQIQVIVKMANMHLTPEKLNDNITESRLSFRTQADRDKLRDRLSYSQGDHDGIEAIFAIKAKGDKMQNLGSVMTREGRALFFPNIYQHRVEPFELADQTRPGYRKIVALFLVDPVVPIISTGNVPPQQKHWWKDKLREVEPLNSLPSEIRDAITQKVDYPYEIDEARRIREDLVSERKVVNSDSLRQQAQSWNFCEH